The following proteins are encoded in a genomic region of Clostridium kluyveri:
- a CDS encoding DUF3990 domain-containing protein, giving the protein MIVYHGSYCIIDTPHVSFSRDALDFGKGFYVTKFKSQAINWTNKFKKRGKSGYLNIYNLEMDKINESCKIKKFLSYDIEWLDFILECRAGNNIYLEYDIIIGGIADDRVYNTIELYQANLIGKGETLKRLKYYKPNQQICIVNQEIISKYLKYEKSKEV; this is encoded by the coding sequence TTGATAGTATATCATGGTTCTTATTGCATCATAGATACTCCCCATGTATCTTTCTCCAGAGATGCATTAGACTTCGGAAAGGGTTTTTATGTAACGAAATTTAAATCTCAGGCAATTAATTGGACAAATAAATTCAAAAAAAGAGGAAAGAGTGGATATCTGAATATATATAATTTAGAAATGGATAAAATTAACGAATCTTGTAAAATCAAAAAGTTTTTAAGCTATGACATAGAATGGCTGGACTTTATACTTGAGTGTAGAGCAGGAAATAATATTTATTTAGAATATGACATAATTATAGGTGGTATAGCTGATGACAGAGTTTACAATACAATAGAATTATATCAAGCCAATTTAATTGGAAAAGGTGAAACCTTAAAAAGATTAAAGTACTATAAACCTAATCAACAAATATGTATTGTTAACCAAGAAATTATTAGTAAATATCTAAAATATGAAAAAAGTAAGGAAGTATAA
- a CDS encoding DUF3791 domain-containing protein, translating to MDEKKLEFTIFCIESLAEKLGISSKEVYKMIKNTNTLDNYIIPCYEPLHSQSKKYIVEDLIEVLRERGALN from the coding sequence ATGGATGAAAAAAAATTGGAGTTTACTATATTCTGTATTGAAAGTTTAGCAGAAAAATTAGGAATAAGTTCAAAAGAAGTATATAAAATGATTAAGAATACAAATACTTTAGATAACTACATTATTCCATGTTATGAACCATTACACTCTCAAAGCAAAAAATATATAGTAGAGGATTTAATAGAGGTGTTAAGAGAAAGGGGAGCATTGAATTGA